The genomic window TAACCAGTCCAGGTAGTTGGTTCCTCCTGAGGTTTCTCTTTCACAGTCTCAAGTTTGAAGATGTGCACTGTTTCAGTGTTACTGGAAGCAGAGAGGAACATTCCATCCATACTGAAGGCCAAAGAGCAGATGCTTACACACCTCTTCACTCCTCTCCGGAACTCAAAGATTTTCTGTCCTTCTGGAATGGAAAATACCCTAATAACAGTACCCTTCTCAGAAGCTGTGGCAAGTTTGGTACCACTTGCATCAAAAGCCAAAGCTGCTAGGGGACTATCATGAGCTGGTATCATATTAGCAGCCCTCAAATTAATGGTGTCAAAGACTTGTACTTCTCCAATAGTTGCACTCCCAGGATAAGCCAGGTAACAATTGTCATTGTTTATTGACAGTGCACACAAACCTGCAGGGTTTGGGGGAGTTTCCCTGATTGTATGCAGTACCTTCATATCACGAATATTGTGTATGTAAAGACATTCTTCTAGGCATACTATCAACCTCTGTCTATTCAATTTGACTGCCAATATGGTATTGGAATAGCTATAATTACATATTTCAGTCCCCTTCTTAAAGTGGCAGACTTTTAGCTTTCGTGGAGCTTTGAGGCTAACAATGGCCACCAGGCTACTTGAAAATAATCTTCCCACAATACACACATCTTCTGTATCAGTACATTCATAAATCTGTTCCAGCTTATCcacagaggaaagggagaagaatttataaccagATTTACTCCCAACAGCTAAGGATGTGTTGTCCTGGTTGAAGTTGGCGAAGAGCAGCTGGCTGGAGCCGGCCTCCCCGCTCTGACTGGCCAGGTTCATGGCTGAGAGGGGGGGCCTGGGCTCGGGCGCTCTACCTCCCGGGACGGGAGAGACGAAGGAGTCAGGGTCGGCTCCAGGCCCCTCTCTCCGCCGCCGTCGTTGTCGTCTCCTCCGTAGTGGGTCCTCCAGCTGCTGCGGTTGTGGTTGCTAATGTTCCTGCTgtcgctgccgctgccgccgctcGCTGCTCCAACTTCAGCCGTCGCCTCATCCCTTCCCCAAACTGATATAATTCTTAATCATCTTAGCAAAGTAGGCTTCTTAGTATCTATTTCATGGAATTACAATCCATAGCTTCTCAAATTCAGATTTCTGCTGTTCAGACTCAGTGCTTCTTAAAACACAAAAGtgaaccaaaaaaacaaaaacccaatatAGTTACAGGCTTTCTAGTCATTTCAAAAAGAACAAGATGCAAggtggaaaaaaggaaaggacaagTTAATAATGATTAAGAA from Monodelphis domestica isolate mMonDom1 chromosome 4, mMonDom1.pri, whole genome shotgun sequence includes these protein-coding regions:
- the LOC103094946 gene encoding WD repeat domain phosphoinositide-interacting protein 2-like, which codes for MNLASQSGEAGSSQLLFANFNQDNTSLAVGSKSGYKFFSLSSVDKLEQIYECTDTEDVCIVGRLFSSSLVAIVSLKAPRKLKVCHFKKGTEICNYSYSNTILAVKLNRQRLIVCLEECLYIHNIRDMKVLHTIRETPPNPAGLCALSINNDNCYLAYPGSATIGEVQVFDTINLRAANMIPAHDSPLAALAFDASGTKLATASEKGTVIRVFSIPEGQKIFEFRRGVKRCVSICSLAFSMDGMFLSASSNTETVHIFKLETVKEKPQEEPTTWTGYFGKVLMASTSYLPSQVTEMFNQGRAFATVRLPFCGHKNICSLATIQKIPRLLVGASDGYLYMYNLDPQEGGECTLMKQHNLFKEIEEE